A stretch of Gemmatimonas aurantiaca T-27 DNA encodes these proteins:
- a CDS encoding beta-hydroxyacyl-ACP dehydratase, protein MDPLTLLPHRYPFLLLDRIDAVQPGKYALGTKLVTGSEWSTVGVRVGMPGYPVRRAMPHTLIVESLAQLTAAVLTGLVDGGGDAIGYFMGIDKARFRGEALPGDELSLRVDLLQFRRGICRTRGVATVDGQRLVQADLTTVLRPAPKAASPAAPQA, encoded by the coding sequence ATGGATCCACTGACTCTGCTCCCGCATCGCTATCCCTTCCTCCTGCTCGATCGCATCGATGCGGTCCAGCCCGGGAAGTACGCCCTTGGCACCAAATTGGTGACGGGATCAGAGTGGAGTACCGTGGGCGTGCGGGTGGGGATGCCGGGCTATCCCGTACGGCGCGCGATGCCGCACACATTGATCGTCGAATCGCTGGCCCAGCTCACCGCGGCCGTGCTCACGGGATTGGTGGACGGCGGCGGTGATGCGATCGGGTATTTCATGGGCATCGACAAGGCCCGCTTCCGCGGTGAAGCGTTGCCGGGCGACGAACTCTCGCTGCGGGTCGATCTGCTGCAGTTCCGACGGGGCATCTGCCGCACACGTGGCGTGGCCACGGTGGACGGGCAACGACTCGTGCAGGCCGATCTCACCACCGTGTTGCGGCCTGCACCCAAAGCGGCGTCGCCAGCAGCTCCGCAGGCCTAG
- a CDS encoding MBL fold metallo-hydrolase: protein MQATLLPRGALGTRGRLRRIVLGRVLPTLLLLALVGAVGLWWAARDALGGVVDGERLTRASQSPQWRHERFGNPLPRVDSAMLNTLVAFAFGGSAYRVPGAPLPMQVRHRADYSSPPATGLRVTWLGHSTMLLEIDGARVLIDPVWGERVSPFSFMGPKRFHAPPLAMSELPDVDVVVISHDHYDHLDMPTVKALRDHHVRWMVPLGVGAHLQAWGIPSGEITELDWWEDARVGDVTLTATPARHFSGRSLGDADRTLWSGWVIATAAHRVFYSGDTAMHEEFDDIGARLGPFDLTMIEAGAYDARWADVHLGPEQAVEAHRLVGGRVLLPVHWGLFDLALHGWTEPIERVFVAAQAAQVTLAMPQPGAMIEPTAMGVQPRWWPEVPWVPSNKAPVISSGLTHKLARAR, encoded by the coding sequence GTGCAAGCTACACTGTTGCCGCGGGGGGCGCTGGGGACCCGCGGAAGGTTGCGTCGTATCGTGCTGGGTCGCGTCCTGCCGACCCTGCTGCTGTTGGCGCTCGTTGGCGCCGTGGGATTGTGGTGGGCGGCGCGTGATGCTCTGGGGGGCGTTGTCGACGGTGAGCGTTTGACACGGGCCTCGCAGTCACCCCAGTGGCGCCATGAGCGCTTCGGCAATCCACTGCCGCGCGTCGACAGCGCCATGCTGAACACACTCGTGGCCTTTGCCTTCGGTGGATCGGCCTATCGCGTGCCCGGCGCACCGTTGCCCATGCAGGTGCGGCATCGGGCCGACTACAGCAGTCCTCCGGCCACCGGTCTGCGAGTGACATGGCTGGGGCATTCCACGATGCTGCTGGAGATCGACGGCGCGCGGGTGCTGATCGACCCAGTGTGGGGAGAACGGGTGTCGCCGTTCAGTTTCATGGGCCCCAAGCGGTTCCACGCGCCGCCACTGGCCATGAGCGAGCTGCCAGATGTGGATGTGGTGGTGATCTCCCACGATCACTACGATCACCTCGATATGCCGACGGTGAAGGCACTGCGTGATCACCACGTGCGCTGGATGGTGCCGCTGGGGGTCGGTGCACATCTGCAGGCGTGGGGCATTCCATCGGGAGAGATCACCGAGCTGGATTGGTGGGAAGATGCGCGGGTCGGTGATGTCACTCTCACGGCTACGCCGGCGCGCCACTTTTCGGGGCGTAGTCTGGGAGATGCCGATCGCACGCTGTGGTCGGGCTGGGTGATCGCCACGGCCGCACATCGGGTGTTCTACAGTGGTGATACCGCGATGCACGAAGAGTTCGATGACATCGGAGCGCGGCTTGGACCATTTGATCTCACGATGATCGAAGCCGGAGCCTACGATGCCCGCTGGGCCGATGTGCATCTCGGACCGGAACAGGCCGTGGAGGCACATCGCCTGGTGGGTGGCCGCGTGTTGCTGCCGGTGCATTGGGGGCTATTCGATCTCGCACTGCACGGATGGACGGAGCCCATCGAACGGGTGTTCGTGGCGGCCCAAGCGGCGCAGGTGACACTCGCCATGCCGCAGCCTGGTGCGATGATCGAACCGACGGCGATGGGTGTGCAGCCGCGTTGGTGGCCGGAGGTGCCGTGGGTGCCTTCAAACAAGGCGCCGGTGATCTCGTCCGGGCTGACACACAAGCTGGCGCGTGCGCGATAG